CGTTCAGGTAGGGGGAGGTATTCGCCAGATCGAAGTGATAAGGCGATTGCTGAAAAAGGGTGTACAAAGGGTCATCCTTGGTACCGTAGCAATGGAAAACCCCGTGCTGGTCAAGGAAGCCTGCCAGCAGTACGGTGAGGCCATCATTATCGGCATTGACGCCCGGGAGGGATATGTTGCCACCCAAGGCTGGCAGAAGAAGACTACTATCACGGCTTTAGCGCTAATCCAACAGATGATAACACTCGGTGCAAGGCGGTTTATCTATACCGACATCCTGAGGGACGGCACACTCACCCAACCGAACTTTGAAGCTATTGCCGAATTGGTTAAGGAGACAAGTCTTCCCATTATCGCCTCGGGCGGTGTCACCTCAATAAGCCATCTCCGAGAACTGAGCCAGCTCGGTGTGGAGGGTGCCATTATAGGCAGAGCCCTTTACACTGGAGACATAAAACTGGAGGAGGCCCTGGCAGCCTTCTACTAAAGATATGCTCAATACCATCGGCGGAAGGACGGTAGACAAATGTTGAAGTTCAATGAAAAAGGGCTTATTCCGGCAATAGTGCAGGATTTCGATTCCAACGAGGTATTGATGCTTGGCTATATGAATCGGCAATCCCTGAGCAAGACCCTGGAGACAGGACAGGTATGGTTCTATAGTCGCAGCCGCCAGGAACTATGGCACAAAGGAGCAACGTCAGGCAACTATCTCAACCTGGAGGCAGTGTTAAAGGACTGCGATGAAGATACCCTGCTCCTTAAAGTGAAGCCCGCCGGGCCTGTCTGTCATACGGGGAATAGAACCTGCTTCTTCCAGGAGCTAGAGCCGGAGGAATGACACTAGTACTTAGTTGCATAAATCTCCATACATATGTTTTAGGTGACCAGGGTGTATTACTCTCTTGGTCCATTCGAAGGGTTCTGCATGTTCGTTATGTGCCAGGGTAAAAGAGTCTATAGCACGGCAGACGTCTTGGAGTGAGGTGGCATTCAACCCTTGCAGTGCCTGGCGCCAGAGGATGCTGAACCAACATTCCACTTGGTTTAGCCAAGAGGCATGGGTGGGAGTGTAGTGCAAGAAGACGTTAGGGTGGCGGGATAACCAGCGGTCATGCTTGGGCTTGTGAATATTCAGGTTATCCAGGATGACATGCAACTTGCGGTCGGGGTACTGGGCAATGATACGGTTCATGAAATCCAAAAACTCACGGCGTCGACGCCGGCGGTAATGGCCGGTTTTTACTAAACCGGTGGCTACATCCAGGGCGGCGAAGAGAGTAGTAGTGCCATGACGTTTGTACTCATGACTGAACCCCCGGACAGCTTCTCCATTGGGCAAACGCAGCCAGCCTTGGGCCCGCTCCAGAGCCTGAATGGCTGGCTTCTCGTCTACACTCAGCACCAAGGCATTTTCTGGCGGGTCCAGATACAGAGCTACAATGTCAGCAGCCTTCTCGGCAAACTGCGGATCTGTACTGACACACCAACTCCGCCGCCTTCTGAGGTGAATCCCGTGTATCCTCAGTACCCGCCATACCTGATGAGGGGATACATCACCTAATGCTTGGGCCACCAGTCTCCCCGTCCAACTGGCATAACCCGATGGTGGAGAGGCGTCTAACTGCATCAGAATACGGCGCTCGGTATCCCTGCCATACTTGGGCGCTGCACCCGGCCGAGGCATGTCCTTCAACCCTGCCAGACGAGAGCCAACAAACCTCTGTCGCCACAACACTACCCTGGCACGCGATAGCCCTACCTCCTGTGCTATCGCAGTATTGCTCATCCCTTCCGCGGCCAGCAGGATGAGACGTGCTCGCTGCACGTCTCGGTACGGAGCTGTCCGGCACTTGACCATCTCCTTTAGATTCTGTCGTTCTTCCACTGCCAATG
This genomic window from Chloroflexota bacterium contains:
- the hisA gene encoding 1-(5-phosphoribosyl)-5-[(5-phosphoribosylamino)methylideneamino]imidazole-4-carboxamide isomerase gives rise to the protein MEVIPSIDLKGGRCVRLYQGDYKRETVFSDDPVGTARQWESLGAPRLHLIDLDGAAKGEPCHSKAISEIAGALKIPVQVGGGIRQIEVIRRLLKKGVQRVILGTVAMENPVLVKEACQQYGEAIIIGIDAREGYVATQGWQKKTTITALALIQQMITLGARRFIYTDILRDGTLTQPNFEAIAELVKETSLPIIASGGVTSISHLRELSQLGVEGAIIGRALYTGDIKLEEALAAFY
- a CDS encoding IS630 family transposase, yielding MRKPETVIALAVEERQNLKEMVKCRTAPYRDVQRARLILLAAEGMSNTAIAQEVGLSRARVVLWRQRFVGSRLAGLKDMPRPGAAPKYGRDTERRILMQLDASPPSGYASWTGRLVAQALGDVSPHQVWRVLRIHGIHLRRRRSWCVSTDPQFAEKAADIVALYLDPPENALVLSVDEKPAIQALERAQGWLRLPNGEAVRGFSHEYKRHGTTTLFAALDVATGLVKTGHYRRRRRREFLDFMNRIIAQYPDRKLHVILDNLNIHKPKHDRWLSRHPNVFLHYTPTHASWLNQVECWFSILWRQALQGLNATSLQDVCRAIDSFTLAHNEHAEPFEWTKRVIHPGHLKHMYGDLCN